One part of the Mariniblastus fucicola genome encodes these proteins:
- a CDS encoding HEAT repeat domain-containing protein, which translates to MGNAFSYVVGILVAGLIVFGLRFGIQFASPAYARQVQADAVDKMSLDDLEKMLLRGSRSEQLAAITAIGKGDDQLDRRVELIAAATVSTDLSIGSTCKLSIERMGDKAKPSIRKLLESSDPATRRTACGVIRYLGTSGDEFAPDMIKLLKEGDRNERHAAIYAIQDMSAEAIVPALEYVIKELDDPNFNTQCIACLVLRQMGSSAEPAVARLVQLLQEGNVSSRSRAAEALAAIGPVEGYDIPGLVAERLKAFSYMEKVRALDALGDLGPNASTHVEEIGKLMRTPKLNTQAAAALAYFRVTGKSDEPVDLLLSLLKNKSTRLTAIECLGGFGEAAAEAVPALIEFLDDEELANCETAALTLKSIGPPAVAALPKLKKLLQHEDYLITVAAQEAIDAISSDNADQ; encoded by the coding sequence ATGGGAAACGCCTTTTCGTATGTGGTCGGAATCTTAGTTGCCGGGCTAATTGTGTTCGGGCTCCGATTCGGGATTCAGTTTGCCTCTCCGGCGTACGCCCGACAAGTCCAGGCCGACGCGGTCGACAAGATGAGCCTCGACGACCTGGAAAAGATGCTGCTCCGTGGCAGTCGCAGTGAACAACTTGCGGCGATCACGGCCATTGGAAAAGGGGACGATCAGCTTGATCGTCGAGTCGAACTGATCGCTGCAGCGACAGTCAGTACCGACTTGAGTATTGGTTCGACTTGCAAACTGTCCATCGAGCGAATGGGCGACAAAGCCAAACCCTCTATTCGGAAGTTGCTTGAGTCATCTGATCCGGCGACTCGACGAACTGCTTGTGGTGTCATTCGATACTTGGGAACATCGGGCGATGAGTTCGCTCCGGACATGATCAAATTGCTCAAGGAAGGCGACCGGAACGAGCGTCACGCAGCGATCTATGCGATTCAGGACATGAGTGCGGAAGCGATTGTTCCCGCGCTCGAATACGTCATCAAGGAACTTGACGACCCGAACTTTAACACCCAATGCATCGCTTGCCTCGTGTTGCGTCAAATGGGAAGCAGTGCGGAGCCCGCAGTCGCTCGACTGGTTCAGTTGCTCCAGGAAGGGAACGTCTCGTCGCGAAGTCGCGCCGCGGAAGCCCTCGCTGCCATCGGGCCGGTCGAAGGCTACGACATTCCAGGGTTGGTGGCCGAACGCTTGAAAGCTTTCTCCTACATGGAAAAAGTGAGAGCACTCGACGCATTGGGAGACCTTGGGCCGAATGCGAGTACGCATGTTGAAGAAATCGGGAAACTGATGCGAACTCCCAAGCTCAACACTCAAGCCGCTGCAGCGTTAGCGTACTTCCGGGTCACCGGGAAGTCCGACGAGCCTGTCGATTTGCTGTTGTCTCTGCTCAAAAACAAGAGCACGCGTTTGACCGCGATCGAATGCCTTGGTGGGTTTGGTGAAGCTGCTGCCGAGGCTGTCCCGGCGCTCATTGAGTTTCTCGATGACGAAGAGCTGGCCAATTGTGAAACAGCGGCTTTGACTTTGAAAAGTATTGGCCCGCCAGCTGTCGCAGCGCTTCCGAAACTGAAAAAATTGCTGCAGCACGAAGATTACCTGATCACGGTGGCCGCTCAGGAAGCAATTGATGCGATCTCCAGCGATAACGCCGACCAATAG